The Branchiostoma lanceolatum isolate klBraLanc5 chromosome 5, klBraLanc5.hap2, whole genome shotgun sequence region CTTGTTGAGTTGTAGTTCTGTAACACGACTGTTGGTCCTGTCTGCTTGGGGGTGTTTTGGGGGTACTGGGTCACCTCCCACCGTCAGTCTTTCCATTGTGGCGACCACATCGTCCTTCCCTGTATGATCAGAAACGATAAAGCACACCTTTGAAAAGATATGAAACCTGGTACTGTGTGTCTATTTTCaaaattctaaaaggaaaacgtCCTAGCTGTTCTATATGTGGTGAACTTTGAACAAAATTGTACGACACCGTAATCTTATCAAGCAAGCTGGTGACGAATTCAAGTGACACAGTAGAATGGCAAGAAAATACAAACAAGTGACGTGGATTGTGGATCGGCGTCAATGTCTAACACAGACTTACTTTCGTTTTCAGTGTTAGTAGctctcttttcttcttcctcGACTTTCCTTGCTTCCTCGGCTAACTTGCCCTGTCCCAGATGTGTCAGCAGTTCGATCAGCAGGCCCAGGTTTCCCTTGCCAATCTGGCCAGCCTCCTCCAACATGATACAGATTTCCTGAGGACTGGCCTTTTCGAGTCTGGCTCGCCCTAGCTTGTCGTCAGCGGTGAGCATGGCTCGGAGGCTCTTCACGTCTCTCTCAACCAGGTTTTCCGATATCTTGTGGTACAGTCGGACACGGGGGGGCAGTAGGCCGGACGACTTGGACGCCATGTTCGTCGTTACCTGTGCACCGCTCGTGTACAGGTGTACAGACCGTACCTTCACTGTGGTCTGTATACCAAAGTGTCTGACCCCTCCCCCGGGCCCCAAACCCGGAAGTGGTCTGCCTCAACTAGAGCTCAAATTACATGTGATCTGTAGAAACTAGAAAGGTCCCAGTGGTAATACCGATCTTTCgaatattttccaaaactaTTTTCGGGCAATCAGTAATAGAGTTTATACATAGAATTCCGCTACATTTCTATGTAACTTTTTTCTGGACATCCACAGCCTTTCGGTGCTGTGACGTTCACATAAACCGTTCAAGTTAATGAATAACATACATGAATTACATACTTCAAATTGTTACTTCACATGTAAAGAAAAAATTGCTGCATTAAATTCATGCAATAAACTGTGCACCATGGCAATCGCGAATACGGTTGTTCCTTCATCCACTGTCCATTTCCACAGCTACTGATATTTGATTAGTTaagttaatatacatgtacctggtagcAGTGGAAAGTGACCTCTGGGTCACCTGAGTcgttcttttgttgtgtttatAAAAGGTGAAAGGTAAAGTATCATGGCAGGTGGTGTGATCTCTTACACAGGCAAGCTCTGAGACAGTGTCAGGACAATGACCGCAACCTCTCATGGTTAGTTGAAATATTACCTGAAACGTATCGTGAAGAAAACCGCGAATACGAAAAATACAGGTATTTTGATCTTGCAAAAAGAGATTCATTTGACGAGGTCTCCCTGAAACTTTAATCTATTAACAAGGCACAAATTATCTATCACAGATTCACAGCATTGAAACATACTTCAGCAATAATTACATCTTTACCTATTTCATGTATCTGATCTGTGTCCGACTCACTCTTTCAGATGATGCCGTTAGCATTGCCATAAATCATGGTAAATCATTGAGAATTTGGTTCTTACAATTAGTACTGTTGTGTTATGTGTCATCTACATTCTGAAGTACTGTTATGGGCTTTCATCATTACAAGTATTATACATTTCAGTTTCCCAAGTATTCTCATACACCATTCATCATCGTCTCACATTTATTTCAGTTGCTTTGACATGTCGGATATTTTCCAACATGAAGTAATTAGGAAGTATCActaaatatgtatgtatataaggACATTTGTTGTCGTTGTTTATCGATGAAGTGAGAAAACTACATGATGTAACAATTTATGGCAGCATTAATTGTCCACAGAATTAGAA contains the following coding sequences:
- the LOC136435282 gene encoding FAS-associated death domain protein-like; the encoded protein is MASKSSGLLPPRVRLYHKISENLVERDVKSLRAMLTADDKLGRARLEKASPQEICIMLEEAGQIGKGNLGLLIELLTHLGQGKLAEEARKVEEEEKRATNTENERKDDVVATMERLTVGGDPVPPKHPQADRTNSRVTELQLNKLAGNLGSEWESLTIHLGMKKVDVDRFKAENPNILQSQIFAMLVAWKAKAGRDATVETLVHELRSSGIDEDKFEFLLQET